ATGAGGGGAATGTGTTTGATAGCTCTGGTTTTCCTCAGCTGCATCAACTTGATGAACACCATGATCCAGGAAATTTTGCTGAGGATGCCAATCCTCCTGTGAATGATTTTGCTGGCTATGATGTTGGAGATTTTCCGGAAGACCCCAGTTCTCCACAAGAGGAGCATGTCATTGAAGAAAATCATGATGTAGGAGATGTAACTGAGAATTTTGGTTCTGTGCCACAAGAAGGGCATGAGAATGATTCCCAAGGACATGAAATTAAGAAGTGGCCTGGGTGGCCTGGAGAGAATGTCTTCAGGATGTTGGTCCCGGTGCAAAAGGTTGGCAGTATTATTGGCCGGAAGGGTGAGTTTATTAAGAAAATCACAGAAGAAACTAAGGCGCGAATCAAAATTCTTGATGGTCCTCCTGGAACCATGGAAAGAGCTGTGAGTGTACTTTTCAGTTTGCTGGTTGTTAATTTGTGCAGTGACAGATAATCTTGGAATAACTTAACTGTTTGTTTTAAGCATATTATACGTATTTGTGGATATTGATCTTTGCATTCCTTTGAATATCTTCATAGTTACTTAGAACCTGCAGATCTATATTATTGGGGGAACTGCCTATTATTTTGATATGGAATTCCTTTTTGATCAAACAAAGTTCTTATACCATTAATCTGAAATTGAAATTAGTGATTGGTCCATTAGAAAACATGTTGTGAAGGAATGTAGATAAAAGTTACTGTAGACAAGGAAGtaaaagcataaaaataatacaaaactaataAACACACAAAGGAAAGATAATTGATCAAACAGtttaaatatacataaaaagaGATGTATTTTTGTCACGATGACCGAGTGGATATGTGCAGGTTCAACAAATATGAATGACCAAAGTGGCTTCAAACAGAAGAACCAAAGCAGCGAAACAGCAACAAGCATATGCAAGTGCTGAGATGCTGTTTTTGTGTTAGCAACCAGAAATAGTTTGTGGAGACTTTGGTTGCAAGAAGCTTTCAATGTACCTGGTAACTTCAAAACTTGGTCGATTGGAGTCTTGCCACACTCCCTGAAAGTATTTCCTTGAAAGcactcttaaaataaataaaaatgataacaacaaataaaagaaatcagaaaTGATAATGAAGTCATGAAACATGTCAGGAAATTTTATAAGTCTAATATTTACCTTGATCCCTGTAATTCGTTGGGTGGAACCTTGCTAGCATGAACAGATTTCTTCTAATATTAAgaagtattaattaattattctaaaagAAATTTGTCATAGCAAGAATAAATGCTAATCAATTTAATCAGAGATTCACAACACAAGGTTCTAAGAATtggtaataaaatataatgaatAAGAAGATTATTCCCATATTTTCCTTGTTAATGCCACAATATCGATGAACAAGAAGATGAAACAATTAATGGGTaagattgataaaattattTGCTTTAAAGTTTGGAAATGATCTATTGTACTTCTTGGTACTTAGTGTTTATGAATTCTCTTTCTTGGTGATTTTAAAAGGTAATGGTATCGGCAAAAGAAGAGCCAGATTGGACCATACCACCTGCAGTTGAGGGTTTGTTAAGGGTTCATAAACAAGTCATCAATCTTGACCATGACTCGGCAGACACATCAGGTGCTGGGCCCTCAATTATCACTAGGCTTCTAGTTGCAGATACTCAAGCAGGAAGTCTGATTGGGAAGCAGGGTTCCACCATAAAATCCATTCAAGATGGCTCTGGTTGCATTATACGTGTTCTTGGATCAGGTTTGTTCCCAGCTATTTTCGATTATATTAGGATACCTTGCTAGGTTTGTTCCCATCTATTTTCGATTATATTAGGATACCTTTCTTATATTTGGAAACCAGTACACTTTACTTTTTCAGGGTTATTTATCAAGTGGTCTTTTAGTTGATCTTATATGGCATATTCTCCCAATTTACATTcagttttttccccttttgacCCCCCTTTCTCTGCTGCATTAGTGATTGGACTGCTGTAATATAATTGTTTAGAGAGTtcattaatttcttgttagaaATGGCAATTATATGTTACCTTCACTTGATGAAAAAATATGCGAGAAGAACTATTTATGATATTTAATCTTAAAAGATTTTGGTTACtgagttttaattttcttgaatAATGTACTATTTAAAACAGAAAACCTACCTGTGTTTGCTTTGAGAGACGATAGTGTTGTTGAAGTACAAGGTGAACCTGCTGGAGTTCATAAGGCAGTTGAACTTATTGCAGTTCATTTGCGTAAGTTCTTGGTTGACCGCAGCATAGTCGGAGTATTTGAAACAAAGGCAAGTCCTTTTACCTCCCCCTCCTTTTCTTTCCACGAAGCTAAAAGGTGCGAATGCGAAGATCAAAAAGTGGCTATGAAGTTTCTTTTACAAATTTACCATGTCTTGGACCTTTTCTAAATGTATATTGTTTGTGATGCAGCAATTTTATATGTTGTTTCGAAGTGACACATGCACCAACAATCTTTGCTAACAATTCtgttgtctttttttttcactgacAGATGCAAATGCCAGATGTTCGAGTCAACCACAATGCACCCCCACGCCAACCTTGGGTTCCTCCTCCTCAAGGGTTTCCAGCTCCTGGTGGTGGTGGGCCTGCTTTTGCACCACCTAGTCAGCAATATATGCCACCATCACATCCCTATGATAATTATTACCCAACAGCCGACATGCCTCCTATGGACAAACAATTCCATCAGGCTCCACTATCTGCTTATGGCAGGGATCCTTCCGCTGGAATTCATCCACCAAGTGCACAACCACAACAGTCTGCTGCAACTAAGGTGTCTTCTTTTTCCTAACTTGAGAATTTTTGTGGAGAGTGATATTCATTTGATGAGGCATCGTATCTTTGATTTTATGTAATTTTGTTTCTACTGCATAGGTTACACAGCACATGCAAATTCCTCTATCATATGCAGATGCTGTTATTGGAGCATCAGGTGCAAATATCAGTTACATTCGTCGTGCTAGTGGAGCAAGTGTTACGGTTCAGGAGACAAGGGGAGTGCCAGGGGAGATGACTGTTGAAATAAGTGGGACTACATCAGAGATACAGGCAGCCCAACAGCTGGTTCAGGTATTTGATTTTAAAGGTGTACCATGTTTGCTACTGGTATTGTTTTTGGCAAAGTTCCAGTCTATCATCCACCCCGTGAGTTTGGGTAGATCATAATGAGATGTGTTGATTTATAATGCATAAGGTTTACTTTGCACAAAGCCTTGAATAGTGGCTTCATTGGACAAAGTTCCAGCTCAAAACATGATTGCTCTAATACAAGTTCAGAAGTATTTTGAAACATGTGCTGGAGTATATTGTAATTATCATTGTTCTGTGAGTTCATGCTATTGTTTTCTTTCATTTGCCTgtcgattttaaaataattcatataaaacaataaaaaacataGAATTTATCAGAGTATTTCTGCGGGGAGTTCAGAATGTGATATGGCAAGTAGCAGTTTCTCAAATTCTGCCCTattttggtttaatttatttatccgAAAAACCACATTCTATCTGATGCAGAACTTTGTCGCTGAAGCTGCAAGTGCTGCCCAGGATCAAGTGGCGGGAGCAATTAGCCAAGGTTACAGTTCCTATCCAACTAATGCTCCAGCATATGCTTCTCCGCCCTCTAGCACTGCTGGCCATGTGCCTTCTTCCGAGTATGGCCCCATGTATGGTACCAATTATGGTTATTAAGAAGCTATATTCAATTTTTGTGTAGTTCTTGTTGGGGTGTATTTTATGGTTTTATGGTGGGCtaggatttcttttattttcttctttcttcgtaGGTGGTGGCATTGTTGGTCTTGTCATGGTTTTCTGGCTGGAATAATGCCCCATTTAAACATTCATATGGTATAAAACTTGCATTTGTTCTTTCTCTGGATTACTTGGATCTGAAATTCCGCTTTATGCATTTTCTCCCCAATTGCATTATGCTATACCACAACGGTTTCAGCAATATTCCCCTGTAATATTTCTAGaaatctagttttccttcctaGCAAGGAGaactttttgctttttttttttcggttcAGAATTTTCTGCTATGGATTATGGTTCTACAGTTTTACTCAATTGTCAATTATATAATTTTGGGCTTTCAAGGTTCATATAATGAATGATCAACATGATTTTCTTGCTACTGGGGTATTCAATGATTgagtatcttaataaaaaaagtttcacAAATTCTGATTATTGCATGTTTTCTTGACCCAACTACTATGTTATATTGGGTCATTAGCATGTTAAATTGAATGTTCCTACCTATGCTCTACAGAACTCAATTTGAATACGCAAATGACAACCACACGCTATTAATATCAGTGTTTTATCGTGTTTTCGTTATTGATATCATGATCATGTTCGTATGGAACTGCTTAGAATATTATTCTCATATTCTGAATCAGAAGTATTTTGTCGAAGATTCTACGGGATCAATGTTTCACAAGTTTTgccattttgtttttctttttgactCCTTGAACATAAGCAATGAGAATGGACAGAACTCTTAAAAGGAAAAATCAATGAATAACAAGGCGTAAAGAGAATGGGCTAATCTTTTTGTAATAACAATACACAAACCTATAGAAGAGGGTTGAATATAATTATCAATTCATCATAACTTTTCCCATCATAAATTGCCACATGTAATAACTATGTACCCATGTTTCTTTCACACGATAGATTACGAGAGTGACAAATTGAGAAAGCTGAGCACAGGTGCGTTTATCTAACAGTGTCTCGAATAATTAAACCCTTAAACCTCAGCACTTTCGTAGAACACGCACAAGGAAATTTTTCTCGTGCGACAACTAACGAATGTACATAAGCTAAGATAGCTTCAGGCCTTCAGTTATTGAATCTTCTTCCTTCTAGATTAAATACActaatgataatgatgataacATTAaagctaattattttttaatgcgTGGTCAAAATGAACTTTTAGTCTTTTACACTAATAGGGTATTATTGTGTCATAAATAATAACAGTGACAATTGTGGTCCTTAAAGAAAAACATGTGTCTTTTGGGAGGCGTCATATGCCGTGGACTAAGTATATTAGGTCATTtggctcaaaataaaataaaaaaataaaaatttaattattaatatttaaattaaaaataatagttaaaaataataaattttcagAAGTGCTATTGTTGTGGAATATTTTGAATCGACAACTATTGACATGAAGATATCcttatataaagaaaataatttaaaattattagatagaTTCTGTTTATGAACATAAAAGATTATTGGGACCTCAAAGATATTcttatataaagataagaatttaaagtatgaacataaaaattagatttgAAGTTTTGGCCATAAATTGTTGTGAGTGACGAGTTTACATACGTCATGAACAGCAGCAGTTCAAAATCCAAAAGAGTGAAAAGACATTATTATAAAAAGCAGAAGACTCAATGTCCATTcagcaataaaccaaaacaacgaAAATGATTCAAAACATCATCTTGTTCCTGTTAATGTTCCTTccctttcttgttttcttcttaaTCAGACCATATTCAAACAAGAGCAAAACCAGTGTCATCCCAAAATCATACCCAATCATTGGCAGTTACTTAGCACTCAAGGCCAACTCCCACCGCCGCATCCAGTGGCTCTCCGACATCGTCCTTGCCTCCCCTGCTGCCACCTTCACCCTTCGCCGCCTTTTCGGCATCCAATCCATCTTCACCGCCAACCCCGCCACCGTGCAGcatatcctcaagaacaacttcCCCAATTACCGAAAAGGTGATATCGTCGTCGGAACCCTCTCCGATCTCCTCGGAAACGGAATCTTCAACACCAACGGCGAGGACTGGAAGTTCCAGAGACAAGTTGCCAGCCACGAGTTCAACACCAAATCGCTCCGCAATTTCGTGGAGAACGTAGTCGACAGCGAACTCTCCGATCGGCTCGTCCCCATCCTGTCCGGCGCCGCCGCAAGGCAGGAAGAAACCCTGGATTTGCAAGATATCCTTCAGAGATTCGCGTTTGACAACATCTGCAGAATCGCGTTCGGGTACGACCCTCAGTACTTGAACTTATCATTTGAAAGAAGCGACTTCGCCGAGGCATTCCAAGAAGCAACCGAGATCAGCAGTTTACGGTTTCGCGAACCCTTACCTTTCGTATGGAAGCTTAAGAGAGCCCTCAACATCGGATCTGAGAAGCGATTGCGAATTGCTGTATCTCAAGTGCGCCAGTCTGCCAATAAACTCGTcagagagaagaaaaaggagcTCCATGACAACTCATCGCTTGGATCCGTCGACATGCTCTCGCGGTTCTTGAGTTCCGGTCACTCCGACGAGGACTTCGTGACGGACATAGTGATAAGCTTCATACTCGCCGGAAAGGACACTACCTCTGCGGCGCTGACGTGGTTCTTCTGGCTGTTATCGAAGAACCCTCGCGTTGAGAAGGAGATTCTGAAAGAGATAAACGAGAAATCAGAAGCTCCGGTTTACGATGAAGTGAAGGAGATGGTGTACACGCACGCTGCCTTGTGTGAGAGCATGAGGCTGTACCCTCCGGTTCCGACGGACAGCAAGGAGGCGGTGAACGACGACGTTTTGCCGGACGGGACGGCGGTGAAGAAGGGAACGGTGGTGACGTATCATGTTTACGCCATGGGCAGGATGGAAAGCCTTTGGGGTGGTGACTGGGCGGATTTTAAGCCGGAGAGGTGGTTGGAGAGAGTTGAAGGCGACAAGTGGCGGTTCGTGGCGAGGGATTCTTTCAGCTATCCGGTGTTCCAAGCGGGTCCCAGGATTTGCTTGGGGAAGGAAATGGCATTTTTGCAGATGAAGAGGGTGGTGGCTGGAGTTCTGAGGAGCTTTAGGGTGGTTCCCACGGCGGCCGACGGGGTTGAACCGGAGTTCATTTCGTTCTTGACCTCTCAGATGAAAGGTGGTTTTCCTGTCAAGATTCTTCAAAGAAAAGTTTGATTCAAGGATCACTTTCTCACTCAGTGTGGGCACGTGCTTCATGTTTTATTGTTTACAGTTAAATTTACTCTATATAGTACTCAATAAAAGGTTTTtgtttagttattaattattatgcaaTATCTTTCCTATATTTGTTGTAATGGCTAGATTCTTCCGTATCCAAATAGGGGACTAAATGTAAGGAGTAAAAAACATAGTCCAGGATCTAATTGATTTATATAAATAGATAtagtaaaaatacaaaaataatgaataattttattgatagatttttttttttggtttctaaTTGGGATTCTCTATactctttgtattttttattggtttttaattgagggttttttattctatttttaaagtgactttttaaattgtttactattttaatttgtacGATGAAATCTGCCTTACTTGTATGTTACATTCATCTATCTGTTTTTTATtgcaaataaaattataaaaaaagtcaaGTAATGTGAGTAGCTTTGTGGGTGAGGAAAGTGTTCATACATTGATTCAACATTAAAACCCACGTCTAAATGAGCTAAAAAGTCCAATATAAAGATTGGTCTTCCCTATTCACTGACCTCCTTTACAGAAGTCGAATTCGACACAAACTCTACTTTAAAGAAGTCGGGATCGAATGTTAGTTCGCAGATaatacttattcaaataagtaactgcccctaaaatctctccaCCCACTTCTAAGAGTCATATCTTAACTTCCCTAAGATAAATGGACAGTTATCCtccttaaaaggtggaactatTCAATGGTGGTTAtaggttcaccactataaatatattgacacccctcaggtatcgcTAAGTTTCAATACTCTCTAAACCTACTAAACCCCCTGCTAACTTAGGcattggagtgtctttgcagtaCACCCCCTTCTCATCATACATACAAGTCGGACGGCAGCTCCCAGACGCCAACCCAGTCGGAGACCGCTCCCTTGTGACGTTTGGGCTAACCTTACAAGTCCAGCCCATTAATCTTCGGTTACCcatcgtaacattggcgccgtttccagggacccgagagatcaaccaGTGATGACGGACGACTTGCACGAAGATGGAAACACAGCGTCTAATTCTGAGCAATAGAATCAGGACGTTGATAATAATGATAGAGCGATAGTCACTCATCAAGGGGTGACTAACCAGCACAAAGAAGGAACCTTAGGGGTGAAGGGCGCCAAGGGAAACTCCTCTAAGGGACATGAATCAGGAAAAGAAGGACAACCCTATGCAACTGACTTCATGAGATTGTTCCATGGCCACCAGGGACGATTGGAGCAGTTGGAACAAGAATTGGAGCGACAGCGAGAAGCGGAGAG
This portion of the Arachis duranensis cultivar V14167 chromosome 6, aradu.V14167.gnm2.J7QH, whole genome shotgun sequence genome encodes:
- the LOC107493134 gene encoding flowering locus K homology domain → MSGEEFDGHDDMGGYVPEDPGFQQDHSVDLDEGNVFDSSGFPQLHQLDEHHDPGNFAEDANPPVNDFAGYDVGDFPEDPSSPQEEHVIEENHDVGDVTENFGSVPQEGHENDSQGHEIKKWPGWPGENVFRMLVPVQKVGSIIGRKGEFIKKITEETKARIKILDGPPGTMERAVMVSAKEEPDWTIPPAVEGLLRVHKQVINLDHDSADTSGAGPSIITRLLVADTQAGSLIGKQGSTIKSIQDGSGCIIRVLGSENLPVFALRDDSVVEVQGEPAGVHKAVELIAVHLRKFLVDRSIVGVFETKMQMPDVRVNHNAPPRQPWVPPPQGFPAPGGGGPAFAPPSQQYMPPSHPYDNYYPTADMPPMDKQFHQAPLSAYGRDPSAGIHPPSAQPQQSAATKVTQHMQIPLSYADAVIGASGANISYIRRASGASVTVQETRGVPGEMTVEISGTTSEIQAAQQLVQNFVAEAASAAQDQVAGAISQGYSSYPTNAPAYASPPSSTAGHVPSSEYGPMYGTNYGY
- the LOC107493133 gene encoding cytochrome P450 94A1 — protein: MIQNIILFLLMFLPFLVFFLIRPYSNKSKTSVIPKSYPIIGSYLALKANSHRRIQWLSDIVLASPAATFTLRRLFGIQSIFTANPATVQHILKNNFPNYRKGDIVVGTLSDLLGNGIFNTNGEDWKFQRQVASHEFNTKSLRNFVENVVDSELSDRLVPILSGAAARQEETLDLQDILQRFAFDNICRIAFGYDPQYLNLSFERSDFAEAFQEATEISSLRFREPLPFVWKLKRALNIGSEKRLRIAVSQVRQSANKLVREKKKELHDNSSLGSVDMLSRFLSSGHSDEDFVTDIVISFILAGKDTTSAALTWFFWLLSKNPRVEKEILKEINEKSEAPVYDEVKEMVYTHAALCESMRLYPPVPTDSKEAVNDDVLPDGTAVKKGTVVTYHVYAMGRMESLWGGDWADFKPERWLERVEGDKWRFVARDSFSYPVFQAGPRICLGKEMAFLQMKRVVAGVLRSFRVVPTAADGVEPEFISFLTSQMKGGFPVKILQRKV